One segment of Vibrio mimicus DNA contains the following:
- the sthA gene encoding Si-specific NAD(P)(+) transhydrogenase, with product MGQKNHFDVIVIGSGPGGEGAAMGLTKGGKNVAIIEKESSVGGGCTHWGTIPSKALRHAVSRIIEFNSNPLFCKNNSSIHATFSTILGHAKSVIDKQTRLRQGFYDRNQCTLIFGAAHFIDAHTLAVKKADGSIDTYSADKFVIATGSRPYHPKDVDFGHPRIYDSDSILNLEHDPRHIIIYGAGVIGCEYASIFRGLDVKTDLINTRDRLLSFLDNEVSDALSYHFWNSGVVIRNDETYEKVEGTSDGVIIHLKSGKKMRADCLLYANGRTGNTDKLNLESVGLQADSRGQLVVNANYQTQVEHIYAVGDVIGYPSLASAAYDQGRFVAQAIIHGQAANLLTEDIPTGIYTIPEISSVGRTEQELTAAKVPYEVGRASFKHLARAQIAGKDIGSLKILFHRETKEILGIHCFGERAAEIIHIGQAIMEQKGEANTIEYFVNTTFNYPTMAEAFRVAALNGLNRLF from the coding sequence ATGGGACAGAAAAACCACTTTGACGTCATTGTGATCGGTAGTGGTCCTGGTGGCGAAGGTGCCGCCATGGGGCTCACCAAAGGGGGAAAAAATGTCGCTATCATAGAAAAAGAGAGCAGTGTCGGTGGTGGTTGCACCCACTGGGGCACCATACCTTCTAAAGCCCTACGCCACGCGGTAAGCCGAATTATCGAATTCAATAGCAACCCGCTGTTTTGCAAAAATAACTCCAGCATTCACGCTACGTTTTCGACCATCTTAGGCCACGCCAAAAGTGTGATTGATAAACAGACGCGCTTGCGCCAAGGCTTCTACGACCGCAATCAATGCACGCTAATTTTTGGCGCTGCGCACTTTATTGATGCTCATACCTTAGCGGTAAAAAAAGCCGATGGCAGCATAGATACTTACAGTGCCGATAAGTTCGTCATTGCCACAGGTTCACGCCCTTATCACCCGAAAGATGTCGATTTTGGTCACCCACGTATTTATGACAGCGACTCGATTCTGAACCTCGAACACGATCCTCGTCATATCATTATTTACGGCGCTGGCGTTATCGGTTGCGAATACGCCTCAATCTTTCGTGGCTTGGATGTGAAGACGGATTTGATCAACACCCGTGATCGCTTGTTGTCGTTTCTGGATAACGAAGTCTCCGATGCTCTGTCTTACCACTTTTGGAACAGCGGCGTGGTGATTCGTAATGATGAAACCTATGAGAAAGTTGAAGGCACCAGTGATGGCGTGATCATCCATCTGAAATCGGGTAAAAAAATGCGTGCCGACTGCTTGTTGTACGCCAACGGGCGCACCGGTAATACTGATAAGCTCAATTTAGAGTCTGTTGGCTTACAAGCCGATTCGCGAGGCCAGTTAGTCGTCAACGCCAATTATCAGACTCAAGTGGAACACATTTATGCGGTGGGTGATGTGATTGGTTACCCAAGCCTCGCGAGTGCGGCATATGACCAAGGGCGATTCGTGGCTCAAGCCATTATTCATGGTCAAGCGGCTAACTTACTGACGGAAGACATCCCAACCGGCATCTACACCATCCCTGAGATCAGTTCCGTTGGGCGTACCGAGCAAGAGCTTACTGCCGCTAAAGTCCCTTATGAAGTGGGGCGCGCTTCCTTTAAACATTTGGCGCGCGCGCAAATTGCGGGCAAAGATATTGGCAGCTTAAAAATCCTGTTCCATCGTGAAACCAAAGAGATTTTAGGCATTCACTGCTTTGGTGAACGAGCTGCGGAAATCATTCATATCGGTCAAGCAATCATGGAACAAAAAGGCGAAGCCAATACCATTGAGTATTTCGTGAATACCACCTTTAACTACCCAACGATGGCGGAAGCCTTCCGTGTCGCGGCCTTAAATGGTCTTAACCGACTGTTTTAA
- the rpoH gene encoding RNA polymerase sigma factor RpoH, whose product MTNQAYPMALVSQDSLDSYIRSVNGYPMLTADEERELAERLHYKEDIEAAKGLILSHLRFVVHVARGYSGYGLPMADLVQEGNIGLMKAVKRFNPEMGVRLVSFAVHWIKAEIHEYVLRNWRIVKIATTKAQRKLFFNLRKSKKRLGWFNNGEVETVARELGVEPAEVREMESRLAAQDAAFEMSAEDDENGMAYTAPVLYLEDKHSDLADNLEAENWEAHTTQRLSMALASLDERSQHIVRARWLDDDNKTTLQDLAEMYGVSAERIRQLEKNAMRKLKEAVGEF is encoded by the coding sequence ATGACTAACCAAGCGTATCCAATGGCTCTTGTTTCCCAAGACAGCTTAGATAGCTACATCCGCTCAGTAAATGGTTACCCGATGCTGACAGCTGATGAAGAGCGTGAGCTGGCAGAGCGATTACATTACAAAGAGGATATCGAGGCTGCGAAAGGTCTGATTTTGTCGCACCTTCGATTTGTTGTTCACGTTGCTCGTGGTTATTCCGGTTATGGCCTGCCAATGGCGGATTTGGTGCAAGAAGGCAATATCGGTCTGATGAAAGCGGTGAAGCGCTTTAACCCGGAAATGGGGGTAAGACTGGTGTCTTTTGCGGTGCACTGGATTAAAGCCGAAATTCATGAATACGTTTTGCGTAACTGGCGTATTGTGAAAATCGCCACCACCAAAGCACAGCGCAAACTGTTCTTTAATCTGCGTAAATCTAAAAAACGCCTTGGCTGGTTTAATAACGGCGAAGTCGAAACCGTAGCACGTGAGTTGGGTGTTGAACCTGCTGAAGTGCGTGAAATGGAATCTCGTTTGGCAGCACAAGATGCCGCGTTTGAGATGTCCGCCGAGGATGATGAAAACGGCATGGCCTACACAGCGCCCGTGCTGTACCTCGAAGATAAGCATTCTGACTTAGCCGATAACCTAGAAGCGGAAAACTGGGAAGCGCATACCACGCAGCGCCTCAGCATGGCTCTGGCGAGTCTTGATGAGCGTAGCCAACACATTGTGCGTGCTCGTTGGTTGGATGATGACAACAAAACCACACTGCAAGATTTGGCCGAAATGTATGGCGTTTCTGCTGAGCGTATTCGTCAGCTTGAGAAAAACGCGATGCGTAAGCTGAAAGAAGCAGTGGGTGAATTCTGA
- the trmA gene encoding tRNA (uridine(54)-C5)-methyltransferase TrmA, whose product MATLDVNPELYQAQLADKIARLKAMFVDYSMPELEVFESPVANYRMRAEFRIWHEGDDMYYIMFNQETRERYRVDQFPAASRLINDLMPLLMDAMKGSPILRHKLFQVDFLSTLSGEILVSLLYHRQLSEEWITAAQALKQRLNDEGFNLNLIGRARKMKVVLDRDYVVEKLQVNGQPYVYKQVENSFTQPNAKVAEKMLEWAVDCTQDSNGDLLELYCGNGNFSLALAQNFERVLATELAKPSVEAAQFNIAANQIGNVQIIRMSAEEFTQAMEGKREFNRLKDAGVDLQSYRCNTIFVDPPRSGMDIDTCKMVQGYERILYISCNPETLQENLQVLGETHQVVRFALFDQFPYTHHMEAGVMLERKK is encoded by the coding sequence ATGGCGACTCTTGATGTAAACCCTGAACTCTACCAAGCTCAATTGGCAGACAAAATCGCCCGTTTAAAAGCGATGTTTGTTGATTACTCCATGCCTGAGCTGGAAGTGTTTGAGTCGCCAGTGGCGAATTATCGTATGCGTGCTGAATTTCGGATTTGGCATGAAGGCGATGACATGTACTACATCATGTTTAATCAAGAGACGCGCGAAAGGTACCGCGTGGATCAATTTCCAGCGGCAAGCCGCCTGATTAACGATTTGATGCCTCTGCTGATGGATGCCATGAAAGGCAGCCCTATTCTTCGCCATAAACTGTTTCAGGTTGATTTCCTCTCAACCCTCAGTGGCGAGATTTTGGTTTCACTACTGTACCATCGTCAGCTCAGCGAAGAATGGATCACTGCAGCGCAAGCTCTCAAACAGCGCCTAAACGATGAGGGGTTCAACCTGAACTTAATCGGCCGTGCTCGCAAAATGAAGGTAGTTCTGGATCGTGATTACGTGGTGGAGAAATTACAGGTCAACGGCCAGCCTTATGTGTATAAGCAAGTCGAAAACAGTTTTACTCAACCTAACGCGAAGGTCGCCGAAAAAATGTTGGAATGGGCGGTCGATTGTACCCAAGATAGCAACGGTGATTTGCTTGAGCTGTATTGCGGTAACGGCAACTTCTCACTCGCGTTAGCGCAAAACTTTGAGCGTGTACTGGCGACCGAATTGGCCAAGCCTTCTGTAGAAGCCGCGCAATTTAATATTGCCGCTAACCAGATCGGCAACGTGCAGATCATTCGCATGTCAGCAGAAGAGTTTACTCAGGCGATGGAAGGTAAACGCGAATTCAATCGTTTGAAGGATGCGGGAGTTGATCTGCAAAGCTACCGTTGCAACACTATTTTTGTCGACCCACCACGCTCAGGCATGGATATCGACACCTGTAAGATGGTGCAAGGTTATGAGCGCATTCTGTACATCTCTTGTAACCCAGAAACGCTGCAAGAGAACTTACAAGTCCTGGGTGAAACCCATCAAGTGGTGCGCTTTGCTCTCTTCGACCAATTTCCTTACACCCACCATATGGAAGCGGGTGTGATGTTGGAGCGTAAAAAGTAA
- the fabR gene encoding HTH-type transcriptional repressor FabR yields MKSLGIRAQQKEKTRRSLIDAAFSQLSADRSFSNLSLREVAREAGIAPTSFYRHFKDMDELGLTMVDEGGLLLRQLMRQARQRIVKEGSVIRTSVETFMEFIESSPNVFRLLLRERSGTSCEFRAAVVREIQHFAAELTEYLVATGMTREEAMTQAEASVTLVFSSGAEALDLGRNERDELAERLIMQLRMLAKGAHWYRKERERNRLKGTLE; encoded by the coding sequence ATGAAATCGTTGGGAATCCGAGCACAACAAAAAGAAAAGACACGCCGCTCTCTAATTGATGCCGCTTTTAGCCAACTGAGCGCTGACCGAAGCTTCTCGAACTTGAGTCTGCGCGAAGTCGCGCGCGAAGCGGGAATTGCACCAACCTCATTTTATCGTCATTTTAAAGACATGGATGAATTGGGTTTAACCATGGTCGATGAAGGGGGCTTGCTGCTACGGCAATTAATGCGTCAAGCTCGCCAGCGCATCGTCAAAGAAGGCAGTGTGATCCGCACTTCAGTGGAAACTTTTATGGAGTTCATTGAGAGCAGCCCGAACGTATTTCGTTTGTTACTGCGTGAACGTTCTGGTACTTCCTGCGAGTTTCGCGCAGCTGTGGTGCGTGAAATCCAACATTTTGCCGCTGAGCTCACCGAATATTTGGTTGCGACAGGTATGACGCGTGAAGAGGCGATGACTCAAGCGGAGGCTTCGGTCACCTTAGTTTTTAGTTCTGGAGCAGAAGCTTTAGATTTGGGACGAAACGAGCGAGATGAGCTCGCTGAGCGCCTGATTATGCAGCTACGCATGCTGGCGAAAGGCGCACATTGGTATCGTAAAGAGCGCGAGCGTAATCGCCTGAAAGGCACATTAGAATAA
- the ftsX gene encoding permease-like cell division protein FtsX, with product MAVKQGNKKISKATKSKPRDVKRAKTDSFLAIHFKQAKASFAALWRRPLGNILTLAVISMALALPASLYLLSKNIASVAERVAGPSQLSVYLQTDIAEPRVIVLKDDLERRDEIAKVKYISPQQGLDDLSQYAGFEQAISLLDNATLPAVLVVTPKVDSREQIKALAETLQAEPGVTDVRMDEDWFARLDAIRHLATIVVISLSSLMLMSVFLIVGNTLRFNVQANKEEIQTMKLIGATDAYILRPYLYSGMWFGLLGAVAAWLLTALMTVLLNGAVEALAQLYDSRFRLIGLGWDESLLLLMLGVFLGCVAAKVSAQRHLKEIEPV from the coding sequence ATGGCCGTTAAGCAGGGCAATAAGAAAATCAGCAAAGCCACCAAAAGCAAACCGCGCGATGTCAAACGAGCCAAAACCGATAGTTTTCTCGCGATTCATTTCAAGCAAGCCAAAGCTTCCTTTGCGGCTTTGTGGCGACGTCCACTGGGCAACATATTGACCTTAGCGGTGATCTCTATGGCGTTGGCACTGCCCGCAAGCTTGTATTTGCTAAGTAAGAACATTGCTTCGGTTGCCGAGCGAGTCGCAGGGCCTTCTCAGCTGAGTGTTTACTTACAAACGGATATTGCAGAGCCCCGCGTGATTGTGCTGAAAGATGATCTTGAGCGGCGTGATGAAATTGCCAAGGTGAAATACATCTCGCCCCAGCAAGGTCTGGATGACTTAAGCCAGTATGCAGGTTTTGAGCAAGCGATCAGCCTGCTCGATAACGCGACCTTGCCGGCGGTGTTAGTGGTGACGCCTAAAGTGGATAGCCGAGAGCAGATCAAAGCTCTGGCAGAAACGCTGCAAGCAGAACCGGGTGTGACTGATGTGCGCATGGATGAGGATTGGTTTGCCCGCTTAGATGCGATTCGCCACTTGGCGACCATTGTGGTGATCAGCTTATCCAGCTTAATGCTGATGTCGGTATTTTTGATTGTGGGCAATACGCTACGTTTTAATGTGCAAGCCAACAAAGAAGAGATCCAAACGATGAAACTCATCGGCGCAACCGATGCGTATATTCTGCGTCCTTACCTTTATTCAGGGATGTGGTTTGGTTTGCTCGGTGCCGTGGCGGCATGGTTATTGACGGCATTAATGACGGTTTTACTCAATGGCGCGGTGGAAGCACTCGCTCAGTTGTATGACAGCCGTTTCCGTTTGATTGGCCTTGGCTGGGATGAATCGTTATTGCTTTTAATGCTCGGCGTATTCCTCGGATGTGTTGCGGCAAAAGTCTCTGCGCAACGACATTTAAAAGAAATTGAACCTGTTTAG
- a CDS encoding ATPase, whose translation MKVIISWSSGKDSTLTLERLRERADVEVVGLVTTYVGNEVPFQATPIEVLELQAQLVGLPLIKIELPTVFPSNPIYQSRVVEGLQNSGVRFDAIAFGDLFCNGIAEYRKSYLEPAGWECLFPLMGENSMQLAQEIINRGIQTLVVTTDGEQISSDYCGQWYTAEFIQALPLSVDPCGENGEFHTLVTQAPCMSGHLELALEGKSQTERFCYQRYRAWIA comes from the coding sequence ATGAAAGTCATCATCAGTTGGTCATCAGGTAAAGATTCGACCCTCACCTTAGAGCGATTACGTGAAAGAGCGGATGTTGAAGTCGTTGGCCTCGTTACCACGTACGTAGGTAATGAAGTTCCTTTCCAAGCGACACCCATTGAAGTGCTTGAGCTACAAGCTCAGCTCGTTGGTCTTCCTTTGATTAAAATTGAACTACCGACGGTCTTTCCATCCAATCCGATTTATCAAAGCCGAGTCGTGGAAGGGTTACAGAACTCAGGCGTGAGATTTGATGCAATCGCTTTTGGTGATCTGTTTTGTAATGGCATTGCTGAGTATCGCAAAAGTTATCTAGAACCAGCAGGATGGGAATGTCTGTTTCCTCTAATGGGTGAAAATTCAATGCAACTGGCTCAGGAAATTATAAATCGAGGTATTCAAACCTTGGTTGTGACTACGGATGGTGAGCAGATCAGTTCAGACTATTGTGGGCAATGGTATACCGCAGAATTTATACAAGCATTGCCACTCAGCGTTGACCCATGCGGAGAAAATGGAGAATTCCACACATTAGTAACTCAAGCTCCATGCATGTCAGGACACTTAGAATTAGCGTTAGAAGGGAAAAGCCAAACCGAACGTTTCTGTTATCAAAGGTATCGGGCGTGGATTGCCTAA
- the murI gene encoding glutamate racemase, with protein MSSQSFPRVLIFDSGVGGLSVYREIEARLPQLSYIYLFDNAAYPYGELAQETLIARVDALVTRMVEQEQIDLVVIACNTASTIVLPVLRAKLTIPVVGVVPAIKPASLIASKAIGLIATPATVKRQYTQELIRNFSANKNVELLGSTRLVNMAEEKLRGKSLDLEELENILNPLKHTIDVAVLGCTHFPLIKEEIQQVLGEQVQLIDSGVAIARRVQELLGIDKGARTNQKHQIYASAPPWEESALNIKLEQLGFNPVQPFPHPI; from the coding sequence GTGTCATCTCAATCCTTTCCTCGTGTTCTGATTTTCGATTCCGGTGTGGGTGGTCTTTCCGTATATCGGGAAATCGAAGCTCGCTTGCCGCAACTTAGCTACATCTATCTGTTCGATAATGCCGCTTATCCCTACGGTGAATTGGCTCAAGAAACCTTGATTGCGCGAGTTGATGCCTTAGTTACTCGCATGGTTGAACAAGAGCAGATTGATCTCGTGGTCATCGCTTGTAATACCGCGAGTACCATAGTGCTGCCAGTGCTACGTGCCAAACTCACGATACCTGTAGTGGGGGTTGTGCCAGCTATCAAGCCAGCCTCATTAATCGCCAGTAAAGCGATTGGCCTCATTGCCACCCCCGCAACAGTCAAGCGCCAATACACGCAAGAACTCATTCGAAACTTCTCTGCCAATAAAAATGTCGAACTATTGGGTTCAACTCGACTGGTCAATATGGCTGAAGAGAAGCTACGCGGTAAATCACTGGATCTCGAAGAGTTAGAAAACATACTGAACCCACTCAAACATACTATTGATGTTGCCGTGCTAGGCTGCACTCATTTCCCTCTAATAAAAGAAGAAATTCAGCAAGTGCTCGGAGAGCAAGTCCAACTGATTGATTCGGGTGTTGCGATTGCGCGAAGAGTTCAAGAGCTATTGGGAATAGACAAAGGGGCTAGGACAAATCAGAAACATCAAATTTATGCTAGCGCACCCCCTTGGGAGGAGAGTGCGCTAAATATCAAGCTCGAACAGTTAGGGTTTAATCCTGTTCAGCCATTTCCTCATCCGATTTAG
- a CDS encoding YijD family membrane protein produces MSTEQEIPSTRSERKTLILALIAGLCSDALLSWITMSSVPFSLFALIALVLSAQMLYQEYLTHPVAEEVPLVGLACFFVGAFGHSAFIKAQYPQEGSNFLSIVIVLLLIFWIGRKLGYIGRQP; encoded by the coding sequence ATGTCGACGGAACAAGAAATACCATCAACCCGATCGGAGCGTAAAACCTTAATACTGGCCTTGATTGCAGGCCTGTGTAGCGATGCTTTACTTTCATGGATCACCATGAGCTCGGTGCCTTTCTCTCTGTTCGCGTTGATTGCTTTAGTGCTGTCAGCGCAAATGCTCTACCAAGAGTATTTAACGCATCCAGTGGCAGAAGAAGTGCCATTAGTTGGTCTGGCTTGTTTTTTCGTCGGGGCTTTTGGTCATTCGGCTTTTATCAAAGCACAGTACCCGCAAGAGGGCTCTAACTTCTTATCGATTGTGATTGTGCTACTGCTGATCTTTTGGATTGGCCGCAAGCTCGGTTACATTGGTAGACAGCCATAA
- a CDS encoding RNA recognition motif domain-containing protein, producing the protein MKSDKSILWIALLAVIGAGILSQLTLHSSFAFLIGVVATTLICKLSTQSTISSQDEEASSTTKTLYVGNLPYKANESHVKELFAEHGEVFAVRLMKDKRTGKRRGFGFVVIAASQAQSAIDALNEKEYMQRTLKVRIANDPKSDEEMAEQD; encoded by the coding sequence ATGAAATCTGACAAATCTATATTATGGATTGCCCTGCTTGCGGTTATTGGTGCCGGGATTTTATCTCAATTGACTCTACACTCTTCTTTCGCTTTTTTAATTGGTGTGGTTGCAACGACTTTAATTTGCAAACTTTCTACTCAATCCACCATTTCAAGCCAAGATGAAGAGGCTTCTTCTACAACGAAAACATTGTATGTGGGCAACCTACCCTATAAAGCCAATGAATCGCATGTTAAAGAGTTGTTCGCCGAACATGGTGAAGTCTTTGCAGTGCGTCTTATGAAGGATAAGCGAACGGGCAAACGACGGGGGTTTGGATTTGTGGTTATCGCTGCAAGCCAGGCTCAAAGTGCAATCGATGCTCTCAATGAGAAGGAATATATGCAGCGGACATTGAAGGTTCGAATTGCTAATGATCCTAAATCGGATGAGGAAATGGCTGAACAGGATTAA
- a CDS encoding TonB-dependent receptor domain-containing protein — translation MQKSALAIALASLLTPISYLHANEAQPQETLVVTANRFEQKQASVLSATTVISRQEIEQYQANSLTEVLRRVPGVEVAQNGGRGHNASVFMRGTNSGHVLVLVDGVRIDSAAGGVAINRFPLGLVERLEVVRGPGAAVYGSDAVGGVINIITRSHRGNNLKQVTVGIGSNQSRKGDVVAKADVNEQGHLQLAAGFEKTDGYDIKSTQTGIDYGYESQNLMGGYEHRFNDNWLGYVSASWFDSDVEYNSSGALYHGFSDNQSFTGQLNYEGSKLKSLLSLNYQKTDKRDYSQSEGKDNASTLANIDLTQIQWANMYQLNEYVELGGGVDGRRESLGDDALSYGYAHALAGESRDTKGIFGSGKLTISDWVLEANVRHDKHDKYDGHTTWSVAAGYKLGEYHRVRASYGTAYKAPSYSDLTTTPDLEAEESRNIEVGVSGDYSFARWNISAYDNKVDNLIIWYEGSSGWYSDNVDARIKGLEMDVNFDTGPVNHTLVAEFKDHEDDNGVQLARRAKQNYKWITSAQFGDVEVNTTYTFTGKRLDLPKTEATDEDYIPATNLWDMSLGYWVSDAFVVRTRVENLFNEQYETAVGYRSPERAYYLNASYQF, via the coding sequence ATGCAAAAATCAGCACTGGCGATCGCTCTAGCATCGCTGCTTACCCCTATCTCTTATTTACACGCCAACGAAGCACAACCTCAAGAAACGCTGGTTGTGACGGCGAATCGTTTTGAGCAAAAACAAGCTTCTGTTCTATCCGCGACCACGGTGATTAGCCGTCAGGAAATCGAACAGTACCAAGCTAATTCACTCACTGAAGTGCTGCGCCGCGTTCCGGGTGTCGAAGTTGCCCAGAATGGTGGCCGTGGTCATAACGCGTCAGTGTTTATGCGCGGGACCAATAGCGGCCATGTGCTGGTACTGGTCGACGGTGTGCGTATTGACTCTGCAGCTGGTGGTGTGGCAATCAACCGTTTCCCTCTCGGGTTAGTTGAACGCCTTGAGGTTGTTCGTGGTCCGGGTGCTGCCGTGTATGGTTCTGATGCGGTTGGTGGGGTGATCAATATTATTACCCGCTCTCATCGTGGCAATAATCTTAAGCAAGTGACGGTTGGCATTGGTAGCAACCAGAGCCGTAAAGGCGATGTGGTTGCTAAGGCGGATGTGAATGAACAAGGTCATCTGCAACTGGCGGCTGGTTTTGAGAAAACCGACGGTTACGATATCAAAAGCACACAGACGGGTATCGATTACGGTTATGAAAGCCAGAATCTGATGGGTGGTTACGAGCATCGCTTTAATGACAACTGGCTGGGTTATGTGTCGGCGAGTTGGTTTGATAGTGATGTGGAATATAACTCATCCGGTGCGCTTTACCACGGTTTCTCCGACAATCAGAGTTTTACTGGCCAGTTGAATTATGAAGGAAGCAAGTTAAAGAGTCTGCTTTCTCTTAACTATCAAAAAACTGATAAGCGAGATTATAGCCAGAGTGAGGGGAAGGATAATGCCAGCACACTAGCCAACATCGATCTGACCCAGATTCAGTGGGCTAACATGTATCAACTAAATGAGTACGTTGAGTTGGGTGGTGGTGTTGATGGGCGTCGTGAATCACTGGGCGATGATGCGTTAAGTTACGGCTATGCACATGCTCTTGCAGGAGAGAGCCGTGACACGAAAGGCATCTTTGGTTCAGGCAAGCTAACCATCAGCGATTGGGTACTTGAAGCTAATGTTCGTCATGACAAGCATGATAAGTATGATGGACATACGACTTGGTCTGTTGCCGCAGGCTATAAGCTTGGAGAGTATCACCGTGTGCGAGCGTCGTACGGTACGGCTTATAAAGCGCCAAGCTACAGCGACCTGACAACCACCCCTGATCTGGAAGCAGAAGAATCACGCAACATTGAAGTCGGTGTGTCAGGTGATTACTCATTCGCCCGTTGGAATATCTCTGCTTACGATAACAAAGTCGATAACCTGATTATTTGGTACGAAGGCAGCAGCGGTTGGTATTCAGACAACGTTGATGCCCGTATTAAAGGCCTGGAGATGGATGTTAACTTCGACACGGGTCCAGTTAACCATACGCTAGTGGCTGAATTTAAAGATCATGAAGATGATAACGGTGTTCAGTTGGCTCGCCGTGCGAAACAAAACTATAAGTGGATCACCTCAGCGCAATTTGGCGACGTTGAAGTCAACACCACTTACACCTTTACGGGTAAACGTCTGGATCTGCCAAAAACAGAGGCGACCGATGAGGATTACATTCCAGCCACCAATTTATGGGATATGTCATTGGGTTACTGGGTCAGTGACGCTTTTGTTGTGCGTACCCGAGTTGAAAACCTATTTAATGAACAATATGAAACAGCAGTTGGGTATCGTTCGCCAGAAAGAGCGTACTACCTGAACGCGAGTTACCAGTTCTAA